The following proteins are encoded in a genomic region of Pagrus major chromosome 16, Pma_NU_1.0:
- the kbtbd11 gene encoding kelch repeat and BTB domain-containing protein 11 gives MNEGHRQGGGTITVEADVILHAVNPDLVTPSDKDGSLCPGFVQGFLQDEQDFSPSPVFEKEYLLDGRLMENNHIDHQKGNGSCIPRTDKFHLSNDKGAPDLPPHADRAVSNHTSGMQQNSASSEFHNGARAKMSYSADSSSQAKQETDWSVLKSNLERRDSRQEAENAQSEKEPDLVIEVGGQTIKAHKSVLAEKSDYFKARLSRDILKVKGMSYKTLSTLVDYVYTSRMNVCKDNVVDVITGAKILQIPCAVQAAMDSMSAQITAENCYEILTIAKKQRLSELKETAYGFMSDNFLQVLKDPSVYGRLTGSERDLILKKRMDGRKTLMVAETNDVFDRVGSRPPSRCGSRPQSPLSVGSLEENHMIYCFNETANDWRPLTSIPEDLNTKGCGICTMYNYLFVAGGIKGYGDKGKVSDKVFCYNPITNSWAEVRPLIQARAQLKLVSMDGHLYAIGGECLFTVEKYDPRMDRWTTIAPLPKGAFAVAHEATTCSGELYVSGGSLFYRLLKYDPKRDEWQECPYNNSRKKSTDMVALKSFIYRFDVNREQGITVFKYNTIVKMWHDCASQRLGSHLPFRCAVIGNCIFCVNKSQTLQFIVEEENAYFVEEPLRAPLEAKGILFPFVLTLPEKPEKVT, from the coding sequence ATGAATGAGGGCCACAGGCAGGGAGGAGGGACCATCACCGTGGAGGCTGATGTCATCCTCCACGCCGTGAACCCTGACCTCGTCACGCCTTCTGACAAAGACGGGAGCTTATGTCCAGGTTTCGTCCAAGGATTCCTGCAGGACGAGCAGGATTTCAGCCCCTCTCCGGTGTTTGAGAAGGAGTACCTGTTGGATGGAAGACTGATGGAGAACAATCATATCGATCACCAGAAAGGTAACGGCTCGTGCATTCCAAGAACTGATAAGTTTCACCTCTCCAATGATAAAGGAGCTCCAGATCTTCCTCCTCACGCTGACCGCGCTGTGTCCAATCACACTTCCGGCATGCAACAAAATTCTGCAAGCAGTGAGTTCCACAATGGCGCCAGAGCTAAAATGTCTTACAGTGCAGATTCCTCTAGCCAAGCCAAACAGGAAACTGATTGGTCAGTCCTGAAATCGAACCTCGAGCGCAGGGACAGCCGCCAGGAAGCTGAAAATGCACAGTCTGAAAAAGAGCCGGATTTAGTCATCGAAGTTGGCGGGCAGACGATTAAAGCTCACAAGTCTGTCCTGGCAGAGAAGAGTGACTACTTCAAAGCACGTCTGTCACGAGACATCCTCAAAGTGAAGGGCATGAGTTACAAGACTTTGTCTACATTGGTAGACTATGTTTACACCTCTCGAATGAATGTTTGCAAGGACAATGTCGTAGATGTCATCACGGGGGCAAAAATCCTCCAGATCCCCTGTGCCGTCCAGGCGGCCATGGACTCCATGTCTGCACAAATCACTGCAGAGAACTGCTACGAGATTCTCACCATCGCCAAAAAGCAGCGGCTGAGTGAACTGAAGGAGACCGCCTACGGATTCATGAGCGACAACTTCCTCCAGGTCCTCAAAGACCCCTCTGTGTACGGTCGCCTGACCGGATCTGAGAGGGATCTGATCCTGAAGAAGAGAATGGACGGGAGGAAGACTCTGATGGTGGCAGAGACAAACGATGTGTTCGATCGCGTTGGGAGTCGGCCGCCGAGCCGCTGCGGCAGCCGACCACAGAGCCCTCTGTCGGTTGGATCTTTGGAGGAGAATCATATGATATACTGCTTTAATGAAACAGCAAATGACTGGAGACCTTTGACTTCAATTCCCGAAGACTTGAACACTAAAGGGTGCGGGATCTGCACCATGTATAACTACCTGTTCGTGGCAGGGGGGATAAAGGGCTACGGGGACAAGGGCAAGGTTTCAGACAAGGTCTTCTGTTACAACCCCATAACCAACAGCTGGGCTGAGGTGCGACCTCTGATCCAAGCTCGTGCCCAGCTAAAGCTTGTTTCTATGGATGGCCACTTGTATGCCATCGGAGGagaatgtttgtttacagtggaAAAATACGACCCTCGCATGGACCGCTGGACCACGATTGCCCCCTTGCCCAAGGGAGCCTTCGCGGTGGCCCACGAAGCCACAACCTGCAGTGGAGAACTTTATGTTTCGGGAGGCTCTCTCTTCTACCGCCTCCTGAAGTACGATCCCAAGAGGGACGAGTGGCAGGAGtgcccctacaacaacagcAGGAAGAAGTCCACCGACATGGTGGCACTGAAAAGCTTCATCTACCGCTTTGACGTCAACCGCGAGCAGGGGATCACCGTCTTCAAGTACAACACCATCGTGAAAATGTGGCACGATTGCGCATCACAGAGGCTTGGAAGTCATTTACCCTTCAGGTGTGCCGTTATCGGGAACTGCATCTTCTGTGTCAACAAAAGCCAGACTCTTCAGTTCatagtggaggaggagaacgcCTACTTTGTCGAGGAGCCGCTGAGGGCACCTCTGGAGGCGAAAGGCATCCTTTTCCCTTTTGTTCTCACTTTGCCTGAAAAGcctgaaaaagttacatag